The following coding sequences are from one Rutidosis leptorrhynchoides isolate AG116_Rl617_1_P2 chromosome 11, CSIRO_AGI_Rlap_v1, whole genome shotgun sequence window:
- the LOC139877737 gene encoding casparian strip membrane protein 1-like, protein MEGNSTAINITETPKERKGKAPLLSAPPAKALVHKAPKGGYKRGLAIFDVVLRLAGIAAALGAAIAMGSTEQTLPFFTQFFQFKAQFDDLPAFTFFVIANAITAAYLALSIPISIVCIIRPHLVAPRVLLIFLDTVMVALTTAAAGGAASIVYLAHNGNQDANWPAICQQFNDFCQETSGAVVASFLAVLVLLCLVMLSAFAL, encoded by the exons ATGGAAGGTAACTCGACCGCAATCAACATTACCGAAACACCAAAGGAAAGAAAAGGAAAGGCACCACTTTTGTCGGCCCCACCGGCTAAAGCACTTGTTCATAAGGCTCCAAAAGGAGGGTACAAAAGAGGCTTAGCCATATTTGATGTGGTTCTAAGGCTAGCCGGTATTGCTGCTGCTTTAGGAGCCGCAATAGCCATGGGTTCCACTGAACAAACTCTACCTTTCTTCACTCAGTTCTTTCAATTCAAAGCTCAATTTGATGATCTACCAGCGTTTAC GTTTTTTGTGATCGCTAATGCCATAACCGCAGCTTACCTAGCCCTCTCGATCCCTATATCTATCGTATGCATTATTCGCCCACATTTGGTCGCACCAAGAGTCCTCCTCATCTTCCTTGACACT GTTATGGTTGCATTGACAACTGCGGCAGCTGGAGGGGCAGCATCAATAGTTTATTTGGCTCATAATGGAAACCAGGATGCAAATTGGCCGGCGATTTGTCAACAATTCAACGATTTCTGTCAAGAAACTAGCGGGGCAGTTGTGGCGTCTTTTCTAGCAGTCCTTGTTCTCTTATGTTTGGTCATGTTATCTGCATTTGCTCTATAG